A window of Rhododendron vialii isolate Sample 1 chromosome 11a, ASM3025357v1 genomic DNA:
CATGGGATGAATAAGCTCATGAGGACAGTGGAGCAATTTTgttcctacgaagagttcctcgcCGAGCAAGAACTTCAAGCAGGACAACCTTCCGTTGTCCCCCAAAGCCTCCATGTCCCCACCCCTCAACTCGCGGGTATGAAACATGTGATTCCGTCCCAACCGAAGAAGCAAGTGAATACCGTGAAGATGGGAAACAAGAAAGCACCGAAGCCTCATGATTACGTCGCCGAGACAATAGTCTTTAAGGAGCCGATCTACTTTCTCCTCAAGACCTTAGAGCGAGAACCGTTCTTTGTTTGGCTGAACCCGCCAAAGCTCAACACGGAGGCAGGGAATGACAACAATAGGAAACGGTGCTCATACCATAACGAGCTCGGTCACTACACCATGACATGCACTCCCTACAAAGCACTTCTGGAAAACTTGGCGGCTCAAGGACTTCTCAACGATCACACTGATTGGACAAAGACTTTGAGGCAACAGCCAAACATTAGAGGCCCCAATCCTGTCCCACATCTGGTAGGAGTCATTAACGTCATTCATGGACAAGTAAACAAGGAGGCGGCCCAACAGCTTCAGTCTGAACTTAACCGAGCCAAAAATTCTGGCCAAATTTTTTCGATCGAAAGCGCGTCCAAACGCTTGAAGACTGCTGAATGTCCATGGTCAATCACCTTCACTGAACGGGATCTCCAGAGGGTGCAGACGCCGCACAATGACGCACTTGTCGTGACAATACAGATACGCATACTATCAAGAGGGTCCTTATAGACCAAGGCAATTTGGTTGAAGTCATGTACCTATCCCTTTTCAAAGAGTTTCAGATCTCAGAATCTTCCCTTCTGCTAGCCGACGTTCCCTTGATCAGCTTCAGTGGAACACCGATTTGGCCACTCAGCAAGATAATTCTCCCCGTCATAATAGGATTGGTCGCGAAAAATATGGAGTTCATTGTTGTTAACACACCGAGCTCCTATAACGcaatcctcaaaaaaaattggctctACGCCTTTAAGGCCATCGCCTCAACTTATCACTAAGTGGTTCGGTACATAGGAGCAAACGGGAGACAAGAGGACTTGTACGGTGATCAAGTACAGGCCAAACAACGCTACGTCTCCACAGTTGGAAAAGTGCCGAGCTCAAAGAGAGTGCATTGGGTGGAGATCCCAGACAAGCCTATCCTTAAAGACGTCGGGGCTCCAGCCAAACAGAAATCCGTTGAAGACCTTGTCAAGGTTCCAATCAATGAGGATGGGTCATGATTCAACATGCTCGAATCCAGCTTGACAGATTCTGAGCGTGAGGAGTTGGtccaattcttaaaaaaataacatcgaAGTTTTGCTTGGACACCGTATAAGATGCCCGGCATTGACCTGCAATTCATTCGTCACTCCCTCAATGTTTCCAAGTCATTCAGAAACCAAAAAGGTCGTCAGCCATTCATGCCGAGGTAGTGAACGAAGAAGTTGATAGACTCCTTAAGGTAGGAGCAATCCAAGAAGTGCAGTATCCAACCTAGCTTGCGAATACAGTtgtggtaaaaaagaaaaatggaaaatggagagtctgtgtggactacaccaacttgaatgatgcATGTCCAAAAGACTGTCTCCCTCCTTCCGAAGGTTAATCAATTGGTAGACTCAACAGCTGGACACGCTTGGCTCAGCTTTATGGACGCCTaccgaggatatcatcaaatagCCATGGATCCCGATGACATGGAAAAAATAGCTTTCATCACCCTAAAAGGTCTCTACTGCTATCACGTCATGTCATTCGGTTTAAAGAACGATGGGGCTACCTTCCAAAGGATGGTTTATTTGTTGTTCATCATGCTTATCGGGGAAATCATGGAGGCCTACATcgacgacatggtggtaaaaagtatcAAGGCAGAGAACCACCTTGCCCACTTGGCCGAGGCATTCGCCATTCTGAAGAAGTTCAAGCTGCGGCTAAATGTAGAGAAATGCGCTTTTGGCGTTGGTTCGGGCAAGTTCCTGGGATACTTAGTTACAAGGAGAGGTATTGAGGCCAATCCCAATTAGATTGCAGTCGTTCAACAGTTGAAACTGCAGAACACTCCCAGAGAAATCCAGAAGTTAACAAGGATGGCCGCAACCCTGAATAAGTTTGTCTGCCGCTCGTCGGACAAGTGCCACGTCTTCTTCTAGGCATTAAAAAAGCAAAGCCGACGGAGTTTTAAGTGGAGAAAAGAATGTGACATAGCTCTTACCGAACTAAAGACTTACCTGGGCTCGGCACCACTCCTTGTTAAGCCGAAGCCGTTTGAAGATCTCTACCTTTATTTGGCCATCTCACCTCATGCTGTTAGTTCGGCCTTGGTTCATCGGGAAGGCTCGGAAGACCAACCAATTTATTTCACTAGCCGCACTCTGCTACCGGCACAAACAAGATATTTACCCTTAGAAAGGCTTATACTTGCTCTGGTCACAACCGCTCAGAAGCTTATCTCATACTTCTAGGAGCACTCGATCATAGTCTTAACCGAGTTCCCCCTTAAGAACCTCCTTAGAAAAATAGATCTTTCAAGCTGAGTCTCGCAATGTGCTGTTGAGCTTGCTAATTTCGACATTCATTTCGAGCCATTGACCGCTATTAAAGATCAAGTGTTAGCGGATTTCATCGCGGAGTTCACCCATGGAAGCCAAGATGAGGAAGCCTTGGTTCAGCCTAATTATGACATATTGGAACAAAGTGAGGCCAGGAAGACTTAGAATCTCTTCAGTGGTAATGTTTGGAAACTACATGTAGACGGAGCATCAAACATTAATGAAGCCAGAGTGAGGGTCATCCTCTTAACCCCATGCGGCGTCCTACACGAGAGCGCAATCATAATCAACTTCCCGACCACCAACAACGAGGCCGAGTATGAAGCACTCCTTGCCGGACTTCACGCTACTGCCCATTTGCAAATGGAAGATTTGCACGTCTTTTGTGACTCGCAATTGATTGTCAACCAAGTTACGGGAGATTACGAGGCTTGGGACCCCAGAATGCTGAAGTATCAAGCAACGGCTTTGGAGCTAATCAGTCACTTCAAAGGGTTCCATATCGAGCAGATCAATCAAGAGAACAATGTACATGTCGACGCCTTAGCAAGCTTAGCCTCGGCAAGCAAAACATCTAAATACCGGACCATCAGTCTCGGGGAGATACATGTACCAAGTTTCGACGCAATAGGAGAAATTCTTAGTATCGAGCTCGGCCCTAGTTGGATGGACGAAATCGTGGCATTCTTGAAAAACGAGACACTTCCAaaggacaaaaaggaggcccatcGCATACGGAGCAAGGCGGCATATTATTGGATCTCGGACAGGGGTTAGCTCTACCGAAATAGTTTCACTGGGCCATACCTCCGCATCATCCATCCCACTGAAGTTCCAGCCATCCTAACCGAACTCCACTTTGGAAGCGACGGTTGTCATTCTGACAGCCGCTCGCTATGCCAAAGGGCCCTAAGTCAAGGTTATTTTTGGAAAGGCATGAAGAAGGATTGCGAAGAGGTTGTGAAGAAATGCCAAGCGTGCTAACTTTTCTCACCCATCCCAAAACAACCGCTCAAGCACTCAAGCCAATCACGAGCCCATGGCCATTTGCACAATGTGGCCTTGACATTGTTGGAAAGCTCATTACTGCTCCTGGAGGGTTCAAATTTCTCATAACTGCTACTGAttacttctcaaaatgggttGAAGCCGAACCGTTGGTAACCACTACAGAAGCGAACGTACGAAGATTTGTTTGGTGAAACATAGACACCAGGTTTGGTGTCTCCTATGCGATCGTTTCTGATAATGGGTCCCAGTTCATCGGCAAGGAGCTCACGGGATTGTGCGCCGAGTTCGGCATCAGATTCTTCAACTCCATGTCATCCTATCCAAAAGGGAACGAGCAAGCCGAGGCAACCAACAAAACCGTGTGTGCGGGCATCAATGGTAGACTTAACTCTAAACGTGGTTGGTGGGCCGAAGAGCTTCCTTGTGTCCTTTGGGCTTACCGCTCTACTCCAAGACGCTCCACAAGCCAGACTCCATTCACCACGGCCTTCGACATGGAGGCAGTCATTCCCATCTAATCAAGATTCCCGACCCTCCGCACTAAAATGTTCGACCCTCAGACAAATGACGAGGCGGTCGAAGCTGAGCTCATCCTGGCTGAAGAGAAAAGGGATGAAGCCTAGCTTAAGTTAGCTAGCTACCAGTAAGAGGTCGCTCGGGGCTACAACCGCAACGTCCAAATCAAGAAGTTCAAGCCGGACGATTGGGTTTGGAGAAAAGTGGTCCGCACTAATGAGAAGACCAAGTTTAAATCCAACGGGGAGGGACCCTACAGAGTCATGAAGGATGTCGGTGGGAGCTCTTACAAGTTGGAAGACAAAAATGGCAAAGAGATTGAAAATCCATGGAACGCTCAAAATCTGAGGAAGGCCTACCTTTGAAGACGGCAAAGACCTCATCCCCATCTAtctcatttttcagttttcccAGAAGTCCACAGGGACAGTGGCTTAGCCTGAGTACTACCTCTGAAGACGGCAAGGACCTCATCCCCATCTATCTCATTTTCAGTTTTCCCAGAAGTCCATAGGGATAGTGGCTCGGCTTGAGTACAGCTCGGCCTGAACTATTTTTACTTAGGAAACTTTGTAATCAATTGAGAGTTTCTAATTAATGAGAAAGTTATGTCATCTGTCATGTGCACAACTTCTTTTTACTTGTATCTTTATCGTTTAAAAC
This region includes:
- the LOC131306942 gene encoding uncharacterized protein LOC131306942; translation: MTKRPSETLRKYAECYWQLFNKIPSIDQYWAVRNFKNGLETGSKILNKLAIRTPHGMNKLMRTVEQFCSYEEFLAEQELQAGQPSVVPQSLHVPTPQLAGMKHVIPSQPKKQVNTVKMGNKKAPKPHDYVAETIVFKEPIYFLLKTLEREPFFVWLNPPKLNTEAGNDNNRKRCSYHNELGHYTMTCTPYKALLENLAAQGLLNDHTDWTKTLRQQPNIRGPNPVPHLVGVINVIHGQVNKEAAQQLQSELNRAKNSGQIFSIESASKRLKTAECPWSITFTERDLQRVQTPHNDALVVTIQIRILSRGSL